A window of Struthio camelus isolate bStrCam1 chromosome 15, bStrCam1.hap1, whole genome shotgun sequence contains these coding sequences:
- the CPSF4 gene encoding cleavage and polyadenylation specificity factor subunit 4 — MQELIASVDHIKFDLELAVEQQLGAQPLPFPGMDKSGAAVCEFFLKAACGKGGMCPFRHISGEKTVVCKHWLRGLCKKGDQCEFLHEYDMTKMPECYFYSKFGECSNKECPFLHIDPESKIKDCPWYDRGFCKHGPLCRHRHTRRVICVNYLVGFCPEGPTCKFMHPRFELPMGTTEQPPLPQPTQTQQKRTPQVIGVMQSQNNNTGNRGPRPLEQVTCYKCGEKGHYANRCTKGHLAFLSGQ, encoded by the exons ATGCAGGAGCTCATCGCCAGCGTGGACCACATCAAGTTCGACCTGGAGCTGGCCGTGGAGCAGCAGCTGGGCGCGCAGCCGCTGCCCTTCCCCGGCATGGACA AATCAGGTGCTGCtgtctgtgaattttttttaaaagcggcctgtggaaaag GTGGCATGTGCCCGTTCCGACACATAAGTGGGGAAAAGACAGTTGTTTGCAAGCACTGGCTACGTGGACTGTGCAAAAAGGGAGACCAGTGCGAGTTTCTGCACGAGTATGACATGACCAAGATGCCTGAGTGTTACTTCTACTCCAAATTTG GGGAATGCAGTAACAAAGAATGTCCGTTCTTGCACATTGACCCGGAGTCTAAGATCAAAGACTGTCCCTGGTATGACAGAGGCTTCTGTAAGCATG GTCCCCTCTGCAGACACCGACACACTCGAAGAGTCATTTGTGTGAATTACCTAGTAGGATTCTGTCCAGAGGGGCCTACCTGTAAATTCATGCA CCCTCGGTTTGAACTGCCTATGGGAACCACAGAGCAACCACCATTGCCTCAACCGACACAAACACAGCAAAAG AGGACACCCCAAGTCATTGGAGTCATGCAGTCTCAAAACAACAACACTGGGAACAGAGGCCCCCGGCCACTGGAGCAGGTCACCTGTTACAAG tGTGGTGAAAAAGGTCATTATGCCAACAGATGCACCAAAGGACATCTGGCCTTTCTCAGTGGACAGTGA